The Pecten maximus chromosome 14, xPecMax1.1, whole genome shotgun sequence genome includes a region encoding these proteins:
- the LOC117342856 gene encoding uncharacterized protein LOC117342856: MGAVMKKTETSGKEAGVPTESETSEMESLSLSTRPSRRELLEAMAVTQASRHSGAEYTFLSLWDMGGHMSFQASHNIFISSHGVYLLIFRLTDFLKDKLETDRLKKWIRLIGTFLTGELSSPNVSTQKIQAPPLIFVGTFLDELKKTSKDYNKQIMEIRESITKFPELAPFHFVRFCTVDNSLGNDDRDLEILRGFITEAAEHQDQWERELPTTWLKFELDLFQAREKGTRILPLSEVIEMNKRSLAPLMDEDEIKLVLEFLHCTRSVIYFREYDYVIIDPQWLADFFSILITDDEFLPKDDLRLNRDLELYKTKGELNQNLIECLLSMKKNEDFAPFRSVLLALMEKFGLIVKVLLSKTAAKVVYLSETYTVPSKLLELQNIDGLTDKVNLLICRNLAVSKTLCLVFEDVFVPYELFQRILARVLNTYKTSPLSGRSFEKDSKSATDCLYMGFGCFEVDDLSKMILSMHAERSTIAVTVFSPIESQLPADSGKCVKLTIERILEEVLQMSNQQHFHYSHQLHCKFHLSPYDTPVQLLSIIKSEKGVPCKGGECYGQHRLSRADIEYWDLLEDYDKAGGKGSVAGRKSGKKNIPNRRPTPWELGRLSHLVEGSSFELLFQWLGISYAEIETVKKESLGLAGVTIITKMFLIWTNAYPNQTFLDIKKAMGNSDMATDRILAVIEVNKESSCRGMVPNEAWIRPPSDDEIEEIVCNIDKGFYNLCLELGLSPPVIDQHVICHSDNFQERMTALLQYWIKTFQKQATIGRLLTAMEVCQMDWHTTAEIWPARQRNATTQRRKRSGICSLI; this comes from the exons ATGGGAGCAGTGATGAAGAAAACAGAAACGTCAGGAAAAGAAGCTGGTGTACcaacag AGTCAGAAACCAGCGAAATGGAGTCCTTAAGTTTATCAACAAGACCTTCCCGGAGAGAATTATTGGAGGCAATGGCTGTCACACAGGCTTCACGTCATAGTGGTGCCGAATACACGTTCCTGTCCCTGTGGGATATGGGCGGACATATGTCATTTCAGGCTTCACACAACATATTCATTTCGTCCCACGGCGTGTACCTGCTAATCTTCAGACTCACAGATTTTCTCAAAGACAAGCTAGAAACTG ATCGACTAAAGAAATGGATCCGATTGATTGGCACATTTTTAACAGGTGAATTAAGTTCCCCGAACGTCAGTACACAAAAAATACAAGCACCTCCGCTTATTTTCGTTGGGACATTTCTTGATGAGTTAAAGAAAACATCCAAG GACTATAACAAACAGATAATGGAAATTAGGGAAAGCATCACAAAATTCCCAGAACTTGCACCTTTCCATTTTGTGAGATTCTGTACCGTCGATAACAGCCTCGGCAATGACGATAGAGATCTAGAAATATTGCGAGGATTTATCACAGAAGCAGCGGAGCACCAGGATCAGTGGGAAAGAGAACTTCCCACTACATGGTTAAAGTTTGAATTGGATTTATTTCAAGCTAGAGAAAAGGGAACAAGAATCCTGCCACTGTCAGAGGTGATTGAAATGAACAAAAGATCTTTGGCTCCCTTGATGGATGAGGATGAGATAAAACTTGTCCTGGA GTTCCTCCATTGTACAAGGTCTGTGATATATTTCCGGGAATACGATTATGTCATCATTGATCCTCAATGGCTTGCTGATTTCTTCAGCATCCTGATTACTGATGACGAGTTTCTCCCAAAGGACGACCTCCGGTTGAACCGAGATTTGGAGTTGTACAAAACAAAAGGCGAGTTGAATCAGAATTTGATTGAATGTCTTCTCAGTATGAAAAAGAACGAAGATTTTGCTCCCTTCAGATCCGTCCTCTTGGCTTTGATGGAAAAATTTGGACTGATAGTGAAAGTACTGCTGTCGAAAACCGCTGCAAAAGTTGTATACTTGAGCGAGACGTATACCGTTCCCAGCAAACTTTTGGAGCTGCAAAACATTGACGGGCTTACCGACAAAGTCAATTTGCTCATATGCAGAAATCTGGCTGTCTCAAAAACATTGTGCTTGGTATTTGAGGACGTTTTCGTACCATATGAACTGTTCCAAAGAATACTTGCCCGGGTTCtgaatacatataaaacatcacCATTGTCAGGACGAAGCTTTGAGAAAGATAGCAAGTCTGCGACAGACTGTCTTTATATGGGTTTTGGATGTTTCGAGGTCGACGATCTTAGCAAAATGATCTTGTCCATGCATGCAGAGAGGTCCACAATAGCGGTGACAGTTTTCAGTCCCATAGAATCCCAGCTCCCTGCAGATTCTGGAAAATGTGTCAAGCTAACCATTGAACGCATTCTCGAGGAAGTGTTGCAAATGTCTAACCAACAACATTTTCATTACTCACACCAACTGCACTGCAAATTCCACTTGAGTCCATATGACACCCCAGTACAGCTGCTGAGCATCATCAAATCAGAAAAGGGTGTGCCCTGTAAAGGCGGAGAATGTTACGGGCAACATCGATTGTCAAGAGCGGACATTGAATACTGGGACCTCCTAGAG GATTATGACAAGGCTGGCGGCAAAGGCAGCGTTGCAG GTAGGAAATCTGGAAAAAAGAACATTCCAAATCGAAGGCCAACACCATGGGAACTTGGTCGTTTGTCACATCTTGTAGAAGGATCGTCCTTTGAGCTGTTGTTTCAATGGCTTGGCATTTCCTATGCTGAGATCGAGACTGTCAAGAAAGAGTCGTTAGGTTTGGCAGGAGTCACAATCATCACAAAAATGTTTCTAATATGGACCAACGCCTACCCGAATCAGACGTTCCTTGATATCAAGAAGGCTATGGGCAATTCTGATATGGCAACTGACCGCATCTTGGCAGTGATAGAGGTGAACAAGGAGTCATCTTGTCGGG GCATGGTTCCAAATGAAGCCTGGATTAGACCTCCATCTGATGACGAAATAGAAGAAATCGTTTGCAACATCGACAAAGGATTTTACAATCTGTGTCTGGAACTGGGCCTGTCGCCTCCAGTCATAGATCAACACGTTATATGCCATTCTGACAACTTCCAGGAAAGGATGACTGCTCTTCTTCAGTATTGGATAAAGACATTCCAGAAACAGGCAACTATAGGCAGGTTGTTGACAGCGATGGAGGTGTGTCAGATGGACTGGCACACAACAGCAGAAATCTGGCCAGCACGTCAGAGGAATGCCACTACCCAGCGCCGGAAACGTTCAGGAATATGTTCACTTATATAA